The following proteins come from a genomic window of Triticum aestivum cultivar Chinese Spring chromosome 6A, IWGSC CS RefSeq v2.1, whole genome shotgun sequence:
- the LOC123127859 gene encoding vacuolar iron transporter homolog 2-like, which produces MAPADLSSHVPAAADAAPKSLAKPKQEEISPAAADVEAGGGSPGGDGVNYAARAQWLRAAVLGANDGLVSVASLMIGVGAVNESRRAMLVSGVAGLVSGACSMAIGEYVSVYAQYDIEVAQIKRTRRGQDGDGGSGDRSNLPSPTLAAGASALAFAAGGALPLLSGGFVRAWAGRVAAVCTASSVGLAGFGVLGAYLGGASAVRSGARVLVGGWLAMATTFGALKLFGVHAA; this is translated from the coding sequence GCGGCCGCGGACGCCGCACCCAAGTCCCTCGCCAAGCCAAAGCAAGAAGAGATCAGCCCTGCGGCGGCCGACGTGGAGGCGGGTGGCGGCAgcccgggcggcgacggcgtcaaCTACGCAGCGCGCGCGCAGTGGCTCCGCGCGGCCGTCCTGGGCGCCAACGACGGCCTCGTCAGCGTGGCCTCCCTCATGATCGGCGTCGGCGCCGTCAACGAGTCCAGGCGCGCGATGCTCGTGTCGGGCGTCGCGGGGCTCGTGTCCGGCGCCTGCAGCATGGCCATCGGCGAGTACGTGTCCGTCTACGCGCAGTACGACATCGAGGTGGCCCAGATCAAGCGCACCCGCCGCGGCCAGGACGGCGACGGAGGCAGCGGCGACAGGAGCAACCTGCCGAGCCCGACGCTGGCGGCGGGGGCGTCGGCCCTGGCGTTCGCCGCGGGCGGCGCGCTGCCGCTTCTGAGCGGCGGGTTCGTGCGGGCGTGGGCGGGCAGGGTGGCGGCCGTGTGCACGGCGAGCAGCGTCGGGCTCGCCGGCTTCGGCGTGCTGGGCGCGTACCTGGGCGGCGCCAGCGCGGTGCGGTCCGGGGCCCGGGTGCTCGTGGGAGGGTGGCTCGCCATGGCCACCACCTTCGGGGCGCTTAAGCTCTTCGGAGTGCACGCTGCTTAG